In Chitinophagaceae bacterium, one genomic interval encodes:
- the def gene encoding peptide deformylase: MVLPIVLYGNTILQKKAIPISTKTPEIEKLICDMFETMHNANGVGLAAPQVGKGIRLFIVDGTGAEDLEPGLSSFKKIFINPTIIERTEKKTLLEEGCLSIPDIREKIYRPDTIKIQYLNENWEEYEETFSGVRSRIIQHEYDHIEGILFVHHFSPLKKKLTEKKLIRISKGICDAPYPIKTTPKK, from the coding sequence ATGGTACTACCAATAGTTTTATACGGTAACACAATATTACAAAAAAAAGCAATACCTATAAGTACAAAAACACCAGAAATAGAAAAACTAATTTGCGATATGTTTGAAACAATGCATAATGCAAATGGCGTCGGACTAGCAGCCCCACAAGTAGGAAAAGGAATACGTCTTTTTATTGTTGATGGAACAGGAGCCGAAGATTTGGAACCCGGATTATCTTCTTTCAAAAAAATTTTTATAAACCCTACTATTATAGAAAGAACAGAAAAAAAAACTTTGTTAGAAGAAGGATGTCTCAGCATTCCTGATATAAGAGAAAAAATATATAGACCCGATACCATAAAAATACAATATCTCAACGAAAACTGGGAAGAATACGAAGAAACTTTTAGTGGGGTAAGAAGTAGAATAATTCAACACGAATACGATCACATAGAAGGAATACTATTCGTACACCATTTCTCTCCCCTCAAAAAAAAACTCACTGAAAAAAAACTCATACGAATAAGCAAAGGAATCTGCGATGCCCCCTATCCTATAAAAACCACCCCTAAAAAATAA